The Juglans regia cultivar Chandler chromosome 1, Walnut 2.0, whole genome shotgun sequence nucleotide sequence GTGGTATTTAAGGTGACTAAGTGCTCGAGCTCGTTGTTGCCTTGCATTTCCTCAATTCTTCTTTTTAGGGTGTAGCAATCCTCCACCTGATGTCCCCCTACACTGTGATAGGTGCAGAAATTTTGGTACTACGGTACGCGGTCGCCATCCTGGAGAGGTTCACTCACCTTCTCCTTGACATTCATGTTAGAATATTTAGAATTGGAGCTCGTCATCCTCATTGTGGGACCTATTTCTTGACGGCTCTCATGTGGTTTTTCTTTATCCTTGAGTCCTTTTCTCAGTCTCTTGACCCCCTTTCCTAGATCGATCTTCCGGCTGCCCCATCTTTGATTTTTTCGATGCAGTTAATACCCATAGTGTAACTTTCGCATTGACTAAATCGTTGGCCCTGTCCATGAATTCTTGTAGAGTGGTGGAATTTTTTGTCGCCTGCTTGGCCATAAAGGGATTTTTGGGCTAGATTCCTCGTAATAAGGTTGCCAACGtaatcttttcattttgattgtAAGTCATCATGccttttttgttaaaaagggTGAGGCAAGCCCTCAAGCTATCATCCTCTCATTATTTCACAATGAGCAGGTACGCAAATGGTATTCTCACTCTTTTACTTGCCATGAATTGGGTCAAGAATTGCCTCCAACTCCTCGAAAATGTCTATAGATCCTGGTTGCAGTGCTCCAAACCACTCGTGCGCGACTCCCTTAGTGTTAGAGGAAATGCTCGGCACACGATTTTGCAGGGAAATCCATGGAGCGTCATATGAGTTATGAATGTTTCTAAGTATTCAACAGGGTCCTTGGACCCATCATACATTTTAACCAATTAGACTTCGAATTTTTGCAAGAGGGGTACTGCCATTATTTCTGCGCTGTATGGTAAGTCCGTGCTGCTAAGCAGTTGATCCATCGATGAAGAGGCACCTATCTTCCGAACCATTTCCTCATATTTATCCATGAGGCTTCGTAGGTCGtaatgcttcttcttcttctcatcctcATTGTTGAGGGCTTTGCCCGTGCTTTGTGATTCCACCTTCACCTCTACCTTATCAGCTTGACTCAGCATAGCGTCTTCCCCTGACATGACGTTCCTCCACTTCAGGGCCTTATTCTCAAGTTGGAGTGCTTCCAACTTTGCTGTCACTCTTTTTAGTTTCTCCTCCATCTTGGCTAATCTGCCCTCCATGTTCAAGGAAGTAACTTCCTAGTCTCTGGTTGCTTGGGAGCATGTGGTTGCAAGCATGCAAAAAGCACGTTGAGATACAAAATATCCAACAGATGGCGCCAACTATTACAGACATGTTTCGCACTCCTGCGCACACCTTATACAAACCTACAACACTAGAGCCGAGAAAGGCTTGAAGGGTATTGGAACACCTCAAATAACTAAGTCAAATGTATCGTTCAACTTATATAAAGTACAGAAGTCAAATTCACTTACTTAACTGGTGCTCATCTTCCCATATATAGAGATCCCCCCCAgggtgggggggggggcggTTGTTCTAGTGTTTGCACCAACCTAATTTCTTATTTGATCACCAAGGATGTGTTTGAATTTACTCCACTGATATGAGGATCCGTTGAGTCCCTTACCTGCAAATAATATATGGATTCGGAGTGGGTGGCCCATACGAGGTTCGAGGCTTATCATGGGTTTGCTCTCTTGGGCTTGTGGGCCTTGAGTTTGACTGGAGATTTTGGCCTCTCCAATATACAAGTAAAAAAATACGAGCATACAAAATGCTCGATATGCTTAATCGGCAAGATGTACTCGATCGTGTTAGGGATAACATTGCACTTGCAGAGCTGCAATTATAtgtaattgagtttttttttagcttcataatatatatatatatatatatatatatatatcttcagtGTGTGTCAAAATGGAACCAAGTCCTTGAATCTTAACTGGTTGTGTGTATTTTTGCACAAGTTCATGACTCGTGGTAGCTGAGATTTAATAATATGCATCCTGCAAAATGTCACTCAGTTGACATTCCTCCATCCCAACGGATTCTCTATGCGAAAGTTCAAATTCATCATATTCCTCTTGTTTACACTGCCCCTTCTTTGTTCCCTTTAGGGGGGCTCTGACTCCAACGAAGTCAGAATGCCCATCTCCAACCTCTGAATTCTACTTCGGTCAAGGGCCAAAAGCTGCTcagactccgactccaattGGAGTCAGAGTTCGACTCAGATTGACCCACccatgtttaaaaatatttttttacaaataaaataatgtaaaaaattaaaaatactattaaaaaaaagaagttaaaaagctaaaattaaatatagtgACTAAATCAAACTAAAAATCTGAAgtgataaatttaaatttaaaactacaaattgcaataaatttaaatttacaacaccaaatattaataatgtcatagatttcattcaaatatgaaatagcAACAATCCCCCACATCAGTCTTGACAGTCCATGTatttgagtcgatgactcgataGTGATTACCAATTTTCCTGCATGAAGTTTTAGATCAGATGCACTATATTTTCATTAATCATTTAACTTCAGACTTCTAAACCATCACCTCTACCTCTAACTCTGAcgagttttgcatgatggtaACTTTCAAAATTGAGTTTCTCACCAATAAAGGGGTCACACTGTGCATTCATCTCAGTCATCCATAATTAGTCTGAGTTCACAGTtaggtctacaaaatcatataaattatatattaaataataaaattattaaaattatgtaaaaattcatttaaaatcataaagttacctgattcaagcctatagaTATTGATATCAACGATATCTACTCCAATGGGCGTTGAACTTAACTagttctgtgtgcaaacgaggatCTTGACGGTGGttggagacaatgaactccaaTACACATCCAAGACACGACCTTTAGTGCTAAACGCCAACTCAGAGGCAACCGTAGCGATATGAATGACTAGTACTGATATGAATCCGTGGGAATGAaattccttgaacccacaatcaatttgaaaactcacccaagaaagccaaaatcaagccaataaaaaatttagatccgttgaagaactcgtttcaagaacctagattatatgaaaatctatactcgttgaagaacctatctcatcaacctaaattataaggaagaacgccacaaaagttgtgatttgcctttgataagttcaaaagttcattcaaaatcaagaggagataaactcaactcacaacgaataaatttatcaaattcataaaatttcataaaatgaggctacaaagagtatttaaaccaaaacttaattaaaaccctagccaaaataaaactctttcttccaaaataaaacatatgtgggccaagcatcctcaagcccaattattctagactaattcctataactaataaaataaacccatttaatgaaataaacaagtccatggccatcaatcacataaacataataataggccctagtttatgttgcactcttccatagcttgtatcacgtggataatcactggatctccttctctcaatcccatcttgaatattcggctcttgctagactcgtcccaagtggattgtgccaatccttgcattgcgtCCTTGCAGTTCTTAACTCTTGATCTTATGATTGCCCCATCtaaaacttgcaaaggatcttttaAACTTGGTCCACCTTGGTgtccatcattccccctctcctcaaaaggattcgatctcgaatctccacctggatcaatgGAAAAAATATCAGAGACATTGAAAGTAGCAGAAATATGATACTTACATGGAAGATCTATTtgatatgaattttcattaattttttcaagaatttggaaaagtccgTCCAAGTTACTTCtgtcatcaacaagcaaaagcatcaaagctaaatgagtaagtggattaaaatcataaacaagttcaaaagaagaataagaaatagtaatatgcatggtcctattatatacaaactctaataaaggcaaatgatacttccgcaaacgttcatgcaacaagtcaatgaatgacaaatgatactcccacaaatgtttaTGAAACACATTTAAAGTCTTCCTtgcaccaaaatgaccactccaattatatgcaaactcaatgaatggcaagcaatactcccacccATGGTCACGCCACACATTTAAAATCCTTTTTACACCATAATGACCCAACAAACCACATCCATGCACTAGCATCtcacgcataaaactagtaggctcacaaagtttattatctttaaacaaataccaatctagtctATAGCACTTACAAAACGATGCATTCTCACACGCTCCATACACACTAGAAGAGttatcatcattagcatgcaattccttatcatatgcaaatctcaataactttgcatctaaaatgaagacaaggacaaaCCTTTTTGCTAAAGCATTAACAACAAAATTTCccttaccttgtgtgtatttgattacaGGAGGAAAGGTGTCAATGAATTCCTcccacttggcatgcattctattcaacttatGTTGTCCCTTCAAGTAtttcaaggactcatgttcgtCAAAAAAAGATCgagtaggaattgtcgcacccggcacaaaatcaatgtaatgctctatatctctctaataggtggcaatccactaaatacaccactaggaatcatgacctcatatccatgcaacaaagagacaacaacactaggcaatggtttgtcaagttcgttagtagtAAAATTTGCCTTagtataaaaactcaattttctcttagtttttctctcatttttttcactctctcttttcttttcactctcttttttcttttcatcctcttttcttctttcactccctttttcttttcactctttttttttctttcactctctttttcatcttctttttttgaactcttggcctcacaattgtttttcaactcattctctcttttcaaTTTCACTTGATCTTCATGCACTTGTCTTCGAGTCAATGGAACAAGAGTAATGGTCTTATTGTATTTTACCAAAGTATACTTATTCTTGAACCTGTCAAGAATCActttcctatcatactgccatggtcttcccaacaaaatatggccagcacgcataggcactacatcacaaagcacttCATCCATGTATTTcccaattaaaaaagaaattaaaacttgcctatttaccctaacctccccacaatcattcaaccattgcaacttgtatggtctagagtgtttcaaggtaggcaaattcaatttctcaattaaaatAGTGCTATCCACATTTGTGTATTCAGAGCACGTCTGGCAACAAGAGATTCACCTGTCACGGGGTACTccatttcatcatcatcactagtatCAACCAACCGGGGCATCTCCTCACTATCgccctcactctcagtcatcacctctcCCTTGTCATGCATAATCATCACCCGCATATTTGGGCATTGAGATGCGATGTGCCCtaaacccaaacacttaaagcatttaatatctctatttcATGAAAATCTCCATATAGGATTTCAGAAGCACACAATCCATGGTAACCTCAAGTCAAAAAACATACTTTTGGATCGTAATTACCATCCTTACATCTCTGACTTCAGCCCTCATCTTCTGTTGTATGCTACTGCTAGCCAAGAAATGCTTGAAGCAGCTGAGAGTTACAAGGCTCTAGAGCTTATCAAAGTGAAAGATGCGAGCAAAGAGACTGATATATACAGCCTTGGGGTGATCTTACTTGAACTAATTTCAGGGATAGAGCCTATCAATGAGAACCCAACTCCAGAGGTGGGTCTGTTCaaaatgtttgaattttaaattaaaatattcatcatAGAGAAATTAAGTcaaaaaattattgagactgtTTATGCAAGGAAAATACATTTTCCaacaaagaagaaaggaaaaaataaatctcatatttggTTGAGGGGCCAACAATCggaggagagggagggagaaaagGTGTTTTTGAAGGGACGAAAGTGATAATACCGTGAACCGAAGGGTGGAGCAGGTCGACGGGGTGGGGGAGGGGAAGACAGtgctttatttctctctctcacacacacagaAGGGTGGAAGCGTCGGGcacaaaaaaatgagaataCAAAAAACGTGAGCAGGTGCATGCAGGTCTATTCTCTACTTTGTTGAAACCCATACATGGCGGCACCTCATTCGCCAATGTAAAAATGGGTATGATACCCAACCAGCCCCAAGCGTCTCCCTTTATATAATGTTGTTGGACTATCTTTGATTGTGGATAAATCCCATTTTTCTCGAATGCGTTGAATTATTGATCTTAACCAAATGTATTCCCAGCTTGCTTTATGATTATCAATAATCTCTGAGTGGTTGAAAGAAGTTGCAACTAATGTTTGCTTTACAGATTTCTATGAAATAATAGTACCACCACAAATGTTTGTGAtattcctttatatatatatatc carries:
- the LOC118348490 gene encoding probable leucine-rich repeat receptor-like protein kinase IMK3 — its product is MCPKPKHLKHLISLFHENLHIGFQKHTIHGNLKSKNILLDRNYHPYISDFSPHLLLYATASQEMLEAAESYKALELIKVKDASKETDIYSLGVILLELISGIEPINENPTPEIKKLSIPQYSKKMLRDVLAEIIITNEMPFTTVDKACFYKFVHTLEPRFPMPRRR